One window of Tepidanaerobacter acetatoxydans Re1 genomic DNA carries:
- a CDS encoding DegV family protein, whose product MENVVIVTDSSCDLPEEAISEYPIKVLPMPVSLKDDPSTDISNLTLKEFYDSIRKGEIIPTTSQVTVPVYMRCFEECINQEKVPLVLGLSSKLTSSYESALLAKENLNTNDVIIIDTKCASLGLGLVVLKAAQMAKEGKGPQEIAKEIEHYALHMEHIFTVDSLEYLKRGGRISATQAFVGGLLNVKPVLHFVDGAIHPLENVRGRRNIVKRMIEIMAQRSKNPENQLIGISHGDNEELAMELKEAVKKEFGVKDIMISWIGPVIGSHSGPGTVALFFQNV is encoded by the coding sequence ATGGAAAACGTGGTTATAGTAACTGACAGCTCCTGCGATCTTCCGGAGGAAGCCATAAGTGAGTATCCCATAAAGGTTTTGCCAATGCCCGTGTCCTTAAAAGATGACCCTAGTACAGATATTTCAAATTTAACACTTAAAGAATTTTACGACTCTATTCGAAAAGGGGAAATCATACCTACAACATCACAAGTAACAGTCCCAGTCTATATGCGGTGCTTTGAAGAGTGTATAAATCAAGAAAAGGTGCCGTTGGTTTTAGGCCTTTCTTCAAAACTTACAAGCAGTTACGAGTCAGCATTACTTGCAAAGGAAAATCTGAACACCAACGATGTAATCATCATTGATACTAAATGTGCCAGTTTAGGATTAGGGCTTGTGGTGCTAAAGGCCGCCCAGATGGCAAAAGAAGGGAAAGGGCCTCAAGAAATAGCCAAAGAGATAGAACATTATGCATTACATATGGAGCATATATTTACGGTGGATTCTCTAGAATATCTTAAACGCGGGGGAAGGATTTCTGCAACTCAGGCCTTTGTAGGAGGTCTTCTTAATGTAAAACCTGTTTTGCATTTTGTTGATGGGGCGATCCACCCATTAGAAAATGTCAGAGGCCGTCGGAATATAGTCAAGCGAATGATAGAAATTATGGCTCAAAGGTCTAAAAATCCTGAAAATCAATTAATCGGTATAAGCCACGGAGATAATGAAGAGCTGGCTATGGAACTTAAGGAAGCTGTTAAAAAGGAATTTGGAGTAAAAGATATTATGATATCTTGGATAGGTCCTGTAATAGGTTCTCATTCAGGCCCGGGAACAGTTGCATTGTTTTTTCAAAATGTATAA
- a CDS encoding purine-nucleoside phosphorylase, translating to MSYLKEVLQAVEYIKKKIDTPPKIGIILGSGLGELVNEVQDSVIIPYSDIPGFPVSTVKGHAGNLIFGKLMEKDVAVMQGRFHFYEGYPISKVVLGVRVMGLLGIETLFVTNASGGINSSLEPGDLMVIRDHINFTGENPAIGEEITEFGPRFFDMTFAYDRKLIAKAQEVYIKNEVPYKDGVYAFLKGPSYETPAEIKMLSIIGADAVGMSTVPEVIAARQMGIRVFGISCITNMAAGISKNKLSHQEVVETSQRVKEDFIKIIADMVAEI from the coding sequence ATGTCTTATTTGAAAGAGGTGCTCCAAGCCGTAGAATATATTAAAAAGAAGATAGATACACCGCCAAAAATTGGTATAATATTGGGCAGCGGTTTAGGGGAACTGGTCAACGAAGTACAGGATAGTGTTATCATACCTTATTCAGATATTCCGGGCTTTCCCGTATCGACTGTAAAAGGGCATGCTGGAAACCTTATTTTTGGAAAATTGATGGAAAAAGATGTTGCGGTAATGCAGGGCAGGTTTCATTTTTATGAAGGGTACCCCATATCCAAGGTGGTTTTGGGCGTTAGGGTAATGGGTCTTTTAGGAATCGAAACACTGTTTGTAACAAATGCTTCCGGAGGGATAAATTCCTCTTTAGAGCCGGGCGATCTTATGGTTATAAGAGATCATATCAATTTTACCGGGGAAAATCCCGCTATTGGCGAAGAAATCACAGAATTCGGCCCTAGATTTTTTGATATGACTTTTGCCTATGATCGTAAGCTTATAGCTAAAGCTCAGGAAGTATATATAAAAAATGAAGTGCCTTACAAGGACGGCGTATATGCATTTTTAAAAGGTCCCAGCTATGAAACCCCGGCAGAAATAAAAATGCTTTCTATTATCGGAGCTGATGCCGTTGGCATGTCAACAGTGCCTGAGGTTATAGCTGCGCGCCAGATGGGCATAAGGGTTTTTGGAATATCGTGTATTACAAATATGGCTGCGGGTATCTCAAAGAATAAGCTTTCACACCAAGAAGTAGTAGAAACTTCGCAAAGGGTGAAGGAAGATTTTATTAAGATAATTGCCGATATGGTAGCTGAAATATAG
- a CDS encoding phosphopentomutase produces MINRVILIVLDSVGVGEMPDAAKYGDEGSNTLGNVAKAVGGLNMPNMQKLGIGNIIDVMGVPPLKQPAGAYGKAAEKSPGKDTTTGHWELAGVVLDRPFPVYPNGFPAEIINEFEKRTGTKVLGNKPASGTEIIQELGDEHVKTKNPIVYTSADSVFQIAAHEEVIPLEKLYEMCKIAREILQGEHAVARVIARPFIGESGNYVRTYNRADFSLKPPYETLLDKVVAAGMEVVGVGKIWDIFAGQGITKAIHTNGNMDGVNKTLMAMDELEQGLIFTNLVDYDMLYGHRNDAIGYARALEDFDKRLPEILTKLKKDDVLIITADHGCDPTTKSTDHSREYVPILVYGDVIKPDVDLKTLSCFSDIGQTVADFLGCEKLRNGISFKRVITYNL; encoded by the coding sequence ATGATAAATAGAGTTATCTTAATAGTGCTGGACAGTGTAGGTGTCGGCGAAATGCCCGATGCGGCAAAATACGGCGATGAAGGAAGCAATACTTTAGGTAATGTGGCAAAAGCAGTGGGTGGGCTTAATATGCCTAACATGCAAAAACTAGGTATTGGCAATATTATCGATGTTATGGGAGTGCCACCCCTTAAACAACCTGCGGGTGCATATGGCAAAGCGGCAGAAAAGTCCCCCGGAAAGGATACTACTACGGGCCATTGGGAACTGGCAGGGGTAGTGCTGGACAGACCCTTCCCCGTATATCCGAACGGCTTCCCTGCTGAAATAATTAATGAGTTTGAAAAAAGAACAGGCACGAAGGTTCTCGGCAACAAGCCGGCATCGGGCACAGAAATAATACAAGAACTTGGCGATGAGCACGTGAAGACCAAAAACCCAATTGTATATACATCGGCCGATTCGGTCTTTCAGATAGCTGCACATGAAGAAGTAATCCCATTGGAAAAGCTCTATGAGATGTGTAAAATTGCCAGGGAAATACTTCAGGGAGAACATGCGGTGGCTAGGGTCATAGCACGCCCGTTTATAGGAGAATCAGGAAATTACGTAAGAACATATAACAGAGCCGACTTTTCGCTAAAACCTCCATATGAGACCCTGCTTGATAAGGTTGTTGCCGCGGGCATGGAAGTTGTCGGAGTTGGTAAAATATGGGATATATTTGCTGGACAGGGTATAACTAAGGCAATCCATACAAATGGAAATATGGATGGTGTAAATAAGACCCTTATGGCTATGGATGAATTAGAGCAAGGTCTAATCTTTACAAACTTGGTAGATTATGACATGCTTTATGGGCATAGAAATGATGCTATAGGGTATGCCCGAGCTTTGGAGGATTTTGACAAGCGCCTGCCTGAAATACTCACAAAACTTAAAAAGGACGATGTGCTTATAATTACTGCCGACCACGGATGTGACCCGACTACCAAGAGCACTGATCACTCCAGGGAGTATGTGCCTATACTGGTTTACGGTGATGTAATCAAACCGGATGTAGACCTTAAAACTTTATCCTGTTTTTCAGACATAGGCCAAACCGTAGCAGATTTTCTAGGATGTGAAAAGCTAAGAAACGGCATTAGTTTTAAACGAGTTATAACTTATAACTTATAA
- a CDS encoding pyrimidine-nucleoside phosphorylase: MFFVPDIIEKKKRGLKLSKDEIQFIIDGYVGGSIPDYQISALLMAIYFKGMDEEETTDLTMAMAHSGEMVDLSSIDGIKVDKHSTGGIADTTTLVLLPLASSVGIKVAKMSGRGLGHTGGTVDKLESIPGFCCELDTKTFIDSVNTIGAAITGQSKNLVPADKMLYALRDVTATVDSIPLIASSIMSKKIAGGADKIILDVKFGNGAFMKTFEDAQELGQLMVKIGELAGRETVAYITDMEQPLGLAIGNAIEVVEAIEVLKGKGHEDLLELCLEFASEMMLLAKIESDKTKAVQKLKDSIETGKALAKFKEIIGNQGGDSRVIQDYSLLPKAKYQSEVAAAEDGYVNKIDAARLGLTAMKLGAGRQKKDDIIDPAVGIWIYKKVGDKVKKGEVFAKILANDEAKLSWAVDETRKAFEFTLDSIEKRKVIWAKITKDEVLKF; this comes from the coding sequence ATGTTCTTTGTTCCCGACATTATAGAAAAGAAAAAGCGAGGATTAAAGCTTTCTAAAGATGAGATACAGTTTATTATTGATGGTTATGTAGGTGGAAGCATTCCGGATTATCAGATTTCAGCTTTACTCATGGCAATTTATTTTAAGGGCATGGATGAAGAAGAAACAACTGATTTAACCATGGCTATGGCTCATTCCGGTGAGATGGTAGATTTATCTTCTATCGATGGCATCAAGGTTGACAAACATTCCACCGGAGGTATTGCAGATACTACAACACTGGTTTTGCTGCCACTTGCATCGTCTGTGGGTATAAAGGTTGCCAAGATGTCGGGGCGAGGCCTTGGACACACCGGAGGAACAGTCGACAAACTGGAATCCATTCCGGGCTTTTGCTGCGAACTTGATACCAAAACTTTTATAGATTCCGTAAACACTATTGGTGCTGCGATAACAGGCCAGTCGAAGAACCTTGTTCCGGCAGACAAAATGTTATATGCTTTAAGGGATGTAACGGCAACAGTGGATTCCATACCGCTTATAGCAAGCTCTATAATGAGCAAAAAGATTGCCGGTGGTGCCGATAAAATAATTTTAGATGTGAAGTTTGGTAATGGTGCTTTTATGAAGACCTTTGAAGATGCTCAAGAGCTTGGGCAATTAATGGTGAAGATAGGGGAACTTGCGGGCAGGGAAACCGTAGCATATATTACAGATATGGAGCAGCCCTTAGGTCTTGCAATCGGCAACGCCATAGAGGTTGTAGAGGCGATAGAAGTGTTAAAGGGAAAAGGCCATGAAGACCTTCTTGAGCTTTGCCTTGAATTTGCTTCAGAGATGATGTTATTGGCAAAAATTGAAAGTGACAAAACAAAAGCTGTTCAAAAATTAAAAGATAGTATTGAAACAGGAAAAGCACTGGCTAAATTTAAAGAAATCATAGGCAACCAAGGAGGAGATTCTAGAGTAATACAAGATTACTCACTGCTGCCAAAGGCTAAGTATCAATCAGAAGTTGCTGCGGCAGAAGATGGCTATGTAAACAAGATTGATGCTGCGCGTTTAGGCCTTACTGCCATGAAACTTGGTGCCGGCAGACAGAAAAAGGATGATATTATAGATCCTGCAGTGGGCATCTGGATATATAAAAAAGTAGGGGATAAAGTAAAAAAAGGTGAAGTTTTTGCAAAAATTTTAGCTAATGACGAAGCAAAACTTAGCTGGGCTGTCGATGAAACACGAAAAGCTTTTGAATTTACCTTGGACTCTATAGAAAAAAGAAAGGTTATTTGGGCAAAAATTACAAAGGATGAAGTTTTAAAGTTTTAA
- the cdd gene encoding cytidine deaminase: MIPLDEKELVRKALSAMKNAYVPYSKFPVGACAVTADGEEVLGCNIENASYGLTICAERVALFKAYSEGKKDIVALAVAANVDEPVSPCGACRQVISELAPKAIVYLTNKDGSKIKRMTAEELLPYGFKL, translated from the coding sequence ATGATACCGTTAGATGAGAAAGAGCTTGTGAGGAAGGCTTTATCTGCTATGAAAAATGCTTATGTCCCTTATTCTAAGTTTCCGGTGGGGGCTTGTGCGGTTACCGCCGATGGAGAAGAAGTTTTGGGGTGCAATATTGAAAATGCATCATATGGACTTACTATATGCGCTGAAAGAGTTGCACTTTTTAAAGCTTATTCAGAGGGAAAAAAAGATATTGTGGCTTTAGCGGTTGCTGCAAATGTAGATGAACCGGTTTCTCCCTGCGGAGCCTGTAGGCAGGTTATATCTGAACTTGCTCCCAAAGCTATCGTGTATCTTACCAACAAAGATGGCTCCAAAATTAAAAGAATGACAGCAGAGGAGTTACTGCCATATGGATTTAAGCTGTAG
- a CDS encoding GntR family transcriptional regulator has translation MAFAPRYEIVVKKIKEMIRTGELLQGEKLPSEIEMAKRLNVSRATLREAFRILEDEGVINRYHGIGTFIAKSPIIKSGMEELISITKLIEKQGMKPGTKDIEVSLTQPGEREATILNLLPNEKIYRIERVRTADGEPVLFCIDRIPEKYVHKNFEFKEESLFKYLHKDLGIYISYAVSDIIPVKAQAADVYKKLKMKSKSNVALLLEQLHYDDKDNPIFYSSNYFSPEKFRFYIVRKRI, from the coding sequence ATGGCTTTTGCACCTAGGTACGAAATAGTTGTAAAAAAAATAAAAGAGATGATACGAACAGGTGAGCTCTTGCAAGGCGAAAAATTGCCTTCGGAAATCGAAATGGCTAAACGGCTAAATGTCAGCAGAGCTACACTAAGAGAAGCCTTTAGGATATTGGAAGATGAAGGCGTGATAAACCGATATCATGGCATTGGAACCTTTATTGCCAAATCTCCTATCATAAAAAGCGGTATGGAAGAGTTGATAAGTATAACAAAACTCATCGAAAAACAGGGTATGAAGCCAGGCACAAAGGATATAGAGGTATCGCTAACACAGCCGGGTGAGCGCGAGGCAACCATATTAAATCTTTTGCCAAATGAAAAGATATACCGCATTGAGAGAGTAAGAACTGCTGACGGAGAACCGGTTTTATTCTGTATTGATAGGATTCCGGAAAAATACGTGCATAAAAATTTTGAGTTTAAAGAGGAATCTCTATTTAAGTATCTGCATAAAGATTTAGGTATTTATATATCATATGCCGTATCGGATATAATACCTGTAAAGGCACAGGCAGCCGATGTCTATAAAAAGCTAAAGATGAAATCAAAGTCAAATGTGGCTTTGCTCTTGGAACAACTCCACTATGACGATAAAGACAATCCAATATTTTACTCGTCAAATTATTTTTCGCCTGAGAAGTTTCGGTTTTATATTGTCAGGAAGCGAATTTAA
- a CDS encoding fucose isomerase gives MNINVIQLMSPLHGEENVINSLRPSMNFLEDNFDVNYNSQENSDGITVVWVMTGGVEGKFKEIYPWLKKPIILLAEDINNSLPAALEIMAYVRKQQEKAYILHGGFDEIKQEIEKLYFLQEAAKKIKDARIASIGGPSDWLIASHVDFHKVSEIWGSNFVYIPMEDLLKSISEIEIASQDDYFSKAAAAIGIQETDVQAADRIYRGLKKLVQEKNITALTLKCFDLLDPLKNTGCLPLARLNDEGIIAGCEGDMPSLFTMLLVYILTGKRSFMANPSKIDKKANTILLAHCTVPTSIVEEYSLKTHFESGIGVAVAGKFAEQPVTVVKLGGRALDKLYIAEGAIVSNTYDEHRCRTQIKVQMEYGLDSLLKNPLGNHLIIVPGKIETLFRGFMDYMEIIY, from the coding sequence ATGAATATTAATGTAATACAGCTTATGTCACCACTTCATGGTGAAGAAAATGTTATAAACAGTTTAAGACCCTCTATGAACTTTTTGGAAGACAATTTTGACGTGAACTATAACTCGCAGGAAAATTCGGATGGAATTACGGTAGTTTGGGTTATGACCGGCGGTGTGGAAGGAAAATTCAAAGAAATATATCCGTGGCTCAAAAAACCAATAATTCTATTGGCTGAAGATATAAACAACTCATTGCCTGCAGCTTTAGAAATAATGGCATATGTTCGCAAACAGCAAGAGAAAGCATATATTTTACATGGCGGATTTGATGAAATAAAACAGGAAATAGAAAAACTTTATTTTTTACAAGAAGCGGCAAAAAAGATAAAAGATGCTAGGATAGCCAGCATTGGCGGGCCGTCTGATTGGCTTATAGCAAGCCATGTGGATTTTCATAAAGTTTCCGAAATATGGGGTTCTAACTTTGTGTATATACCAATGGAAGACTTATTAAAATCAATCAGTGAAATCGAAATTGCAAGCCAAGATGACTATTTTAGCAAAGCTGCTGCAGCAATTGGAATCCAAGAGACAGATGTGCAAGCAGCAGACAGGATTTATCGCGGTTTAAAGAAGCTTGTACAAGAAAAAAACATAACAGCTTTAACCTTAAAATGCTTTGACCTTTTAGACCCTCTTAAAAATACAGGATGCCTGCCGCTTGCTCGTTTAAATGATGAGGGAATTATTGCCGGCTGTGAAGGAGATATGCCTTCACTATTTACGATGTTGTTAGTATATATCCTTACAGGTAAGCGTTCATTTATGGCAAACCCTTCTAAAATAGATAAGAAGGCAAATACTATTTTATTGGCACATTGTACCGTTCCCACTAGTATTGTAGAAGAGTATTCTTTAAAAACCCATTTTGAGTCAGGCATCGGAGTAGCAGTGGCAGGCAAGTTTGCCGAGCAGCCTGTAACCGTAGTTAAACTTGGCGGTAGGGCTCTAGATAAGCTTTATATTGCCGAGGGTGCAATCGTAAGCAATACTTATGATGAGCATAGGTGCAGGACTCAAATAAAAGTTCAGATGGAATATGGATTAGATTCCTTACTGAAAAATCCGCTGGGTAACCATCTGATTATAGTACCTGGCAAAATTGAAACGCTATTTAGAGGATTTATGGATTACATGGAAATAATTTATTAG
- a CDS encoding ABC transporter permease, with protein MLTAELLASSLRMAVPILLTAIGAVYTERAGVVNIGLEGMMIVGSFWASVGAYFYGPFVGILFAMLAGAFLALIHSVTTVTFGVNQVVSGVALNILAYGASRFLSLVIFGKATTSHHVSGFKPIDVPILSDIPFLKLLFTDISPIVITALILVPISKYIIDNTVFGLRLRAVGENPLAADTLGINVFAMRYAGVIISGMLAGIAGAYLTMEHTGMYVEGMTQGKGYIAMAAMIFGNWTPTGTLWASLLFGFAEALSLRAGEGSIIPYQFIKMIPYLLTLAVLTGIVKKATPPAASGEAYNRSNG; from the coding sequence ATGCTTACAGCAGAACTTTTAGCATCAAGTCTTAGGATGGCCGTGCCCATATTACTTACGGCTATTGGTGCCGTCTATACCGAAAGAGCAGGTGTTGTTAATATTGGCCTTGAAGGTATGATGATTGTAGGTTCATTTTGGGCCAGCGTCGGGGCTTACTTTTATGGCCCTTTTGTGGGGATACTTTTTGCTATGCTGGCAGGTGCGTTTCTTGCGCTCATACACTCAGTGACGACGGTAACTTTTGGCGTCAATCAGGTTGTAAGTGGTGTGGCATTAAATATTTTGGCATATGGTGCTTCTAGGTTTTTGAGTCTGGTAATTTTCGGTAAAGCCACTACATCCCACCACGTATCGGGATTTAAACCGATAGACGTTCCTATACTGTCAGATATACCTTTTTTAAAACTGTTATTCACGGATATTTCACCAATTGTAATAACAGCATTGATTTTAGTGCCGATTTCAAAATACATCATCGATAATACGGTATTTGGTTTGCGATTGCGCGCAGTAGGGGAGAACCCTTTGGCTGCCGATACCCTAGGGATAAATGTATTTGCCATGAGGTATGCCGGTGTTATTATAAGCGGTATGCTTGCAGGGATAGCGGGAGCATATCTTACAATGGAGCATACGGGCATGTATGTTGAAGGTATGACACAGGGTAAAGGGTATATTGCCATGGCTGCCATGATATTTGGAAACTGGACACCAACAGGCACATTATGGGCATCACTGCTGTTCGGCTTTGCGGAGGCCTTAAGCTTAAGAGCCGGTGAAGGCAGTATTATACCATATCAGTTTATAAAAATGATTCCATATCTGCTGACATTAGCAGTTTTAACCGGTATAGTAAAGAAAGCTACGCCTCCTGCGGCTAGCGGTGAAGCTTATAATCGCAGTAATGGATAA
- a CDS encoding ABC transporter permease: MKKDYNYKILALKIAAPVIAMILAALISSLIILAIDKNPLQVFYTMFKFSFSRLDSIAIIFFNATPLIFSALAVSIGFKMGLFNIGIEGQYLIGTFLAALVGFSLKGLPAIIHLPLVIAAGMVGGMLWSFIPIFLKVKRGVHEVISTIMLNYVAYSLIHYLIADVFRDKHQSLIEGLGSVLVRTPKLAESALIPKMHGFFALFGVELPKHVYLNWFFPIGILLAIGIYYLVLYTPFGYELRAVGHNPEASKIAGIKPDIVYLKGFLLSGAVAGLVGLSDLLGYFKYMDMDFPQGYGFDGIAVALIAQNNPFGIIASAMLFGFLKRGSEGIQALLKVPMDTIVILQSLMIIFIVVITKIINDYVKRLEKKEAA; encoded by the coding sequence ATGAAAAAGGATTATAACTATAAAATATTAGCGCTAAAGATAGCTGCACCAGTCATAGCTATGATTTTAGCAGCACTTATCAGCTCACTGATTATTTTAGCTATTGATAAAAATCCACTTCAAGTGTTTTATACTATGTTTAAGTTTAGTTTTAGCCGTCTTGACAGTATAGCGATTATTTTTTTTAATGCAACACCCTTGATATTTTCCGCCCTGGCTGTGTCTATAGGGTTTAAAATGGGGCTTTTCAATATAGGTATTGAGGGGCAATACTTAATAGGAACTTTTTTAGCCGCACTGGTAGGTTTTTCTCTAAAAGGGCTTCCTGCTATAATTCATCTGCCATTGGTCATAGCGGCAGGTATGGTCGGAGGTATGCTGTGGTCTTTTATCCCTATTTTTCTTAAAGTAAAGCGGGGTGTTCACGAAGTAATAAGCACAATAATGCTCAACTATGTGGCCTATTCACTGATACATTATCTCATTGCTGATGTTTTTAGAGATAAACATCAGTCATTGATAGAAGGTTTAGGCAGCGTGCTGGTAAGAACTCCTAAGCTTGCAGAAAGTGCTCTTATCCCAAAGATGCATGGATTTTTTGCTCTTTTTGGTGTGGAATTGCCAAAACATGTATATCTTAACTGGTTCTTTCCTATAGGTATCCTGCTGGCTATTGGGATATATTACTTAGTTCTATATACTCCGTTTGGCTATGAACTTCGAGCTGTCGGCCATAATCCCGAAGCTTCTAAAATCGCCGGCATAAAGCCGGACATAGTTTATTTAAAAGGCTTTTTACTAAGTGGAGCTGTTGCGGGTTTAGTTGGACTATCCGACCTTTTAGGATATTTTAAATATATGGACATGGATTTTCCCCAAGGATATGGATTTGATGGTATAGCAGTAGCCTTGATAGCTCAAAATAATCCCTTTGGGATTATAGCATCAGCGATGCTTTTCGGGTTTTTAAAACGCGGTTCAGAAGGAATACAGGCTCTCTTAAAGGTGCCTATGGATACCATTGTAATTCTGCAATCACTTATGATTATATTCATTGTTGTTATAACTAAAATTATTAATGACTATGTAAAACGCTTGGAAAAGAAGGAGGCGGCATAA
- a CDS encoding ABC transporter ATP-binding protein, translating into MEEAVVLKNITKRFPGIVANDRINLQIQKGEIHAIVGENGAGKSTLMKILAGLYQPDEGEIYIFGKKERISSPNKAIELKIGMVHQHFMLIDRFTVLENIILGAEKKKGVAIDKKTCRQTIKKLLDLYNFNLDLDAKLENISVGHAQRVEIIKVLYRGADILVLDEPTAVLAPQEVDELFVNLRRLKEEGKTIIFISHKLDEVLNIADNITVLRRGKAVGTVSADSVTKEELAKMMVGKPVLMKLDKAAAEKSDVKLSLHNIVMKGNGGKNSLNGVSLEVCGGEIYGIVGVEGNGQKELAEAIIGLRQDYQGEIKVCGKPIHGLSIKQIRDSGVAFIPEDRHRQGLVLPMKVWENSILGFHRKDKFKKGMFIDIKKAEEFTLNNVKEFSIMISSIHQEIEGLSGGNQQKVILSRELSQEPEVILAAQPTRGLDIGAMEFVHRQLLQKRQEGKAVLLISADLEEVLSLADRVGVIFDGEIVAEFAPEEKTLEDIGVYMLGAHRKAGESA; encoded by the coding sequence TTGGAAGAAGCCGTTGTTTTAAAGAATATAACTAAGCGCTTTCCCGGAATTGTGGCAAATGACAGAATAAATTTGCAAATACAAAAAGGCGAAATCCATGCTATTGTAGGTGAAAATGGTGCGGGCAAAAGCACTCTGATGAAAATCTTGGCAGGCCTTTACCAACCAGATGAAGGTGAAATTTATATTTTTGGGAAAAAAGAAAGAATCTCTTCGCCTAATAAGGCTATTGAACTTAAGATAGGCATGGTGCACCAACATTTTATGTTAATTGACCGTTTTACAGTTTTGGAAAATATTATTCTCGGAGCTGAAAAAAAGAAAGGCGTTGCAATTGATAAAAAAACTTGCAGACAAACCATTAAAAAGCTTCTAGACTTGTACAATTTTAACTTGGACCTTGATGCGAAGTTAGAAAATATTTCGGTAGGCCATGCACAGCGAGTGGAGATAATCAAGGTTTTGTACAGAGGTGCCGATATACTCGTATTGGATGAACCAACAGCAGTTCTGGCTCCGCAAGAAGTTGATGAGCTTTTTGTGAATTTACGCAGGTTAAAAGAAGAAGGTAAAACCATCATTTTTATCAGTCATAAGCTGGATGAAGTGCTTAATATAGCTGATAATATAACAGTTTTGAGAAGAGGCAAGGCGGTAGGCACTGTTTCGGCAGATTCGGTGACAAAAGAAGAATTGGCCAAAATGATGGTAGGGAAACCTGTTTTAATGAAACTTGATAAAGCTGCAGCCGAAAAGAGTGATGTAAAGCTTTCACTGCACAATATAGTAATGAAGGGTAACGGCGGGAAGAATTCCTTAAATGGTGTTTCACTGGAAGTCTGTGGTGGAGAAATCTATGGTATTGTCGGTGTGGAAGGCAATGGCCAAAAAGAATTGGCTGAAGCCATTATCGGCCTTAGACAAGATTACCAAGGTGAGATAAAGGTTTGCGGCAAGCCAATTCATGGATTGTCTATAAAGCAGATAAGAGATTCAGGAGTGGCATTTATTCCGGAAGATCGCCATCGTCAAGGTTTAGTGCTGCCTATGAAGGTTTGGGAAAACAGTATTTTAGGCTTTCACAGAAAGGATAAATTTAAAAAAGGAATGTTTATCGATATTAAGAAAGCTGAAGAATTCACGTTGAATAATGTTAAGGAATTTTCCATAATGATAAGTTCAATACATCAAGAAATTGAAGGGCTTTCCGGTGGAAATCAGCAAAAGGTTATTTTAAGCAGGGAACTTTCTCAAGAACCTGAGGTCATTTTAGCTGCCCAACCAACCAGGGGGTTGGATATAGGTGCTATGGAATTTGTTCACCGACAGCTTTTGCAAAAGCGCCAGGAAGGCAAAGCAGTTCTTTTGATATCAGCTGATTTGGAAGAGGTTTTATCGCTTGCGGACAGGGTTGGTGTAATTTTTGACGGTGAGATTGTAGCCGAATTTGCACCTGAAGAAAAAACTTTAGAGGATATAGGAGTATACATGTTGGGCGCACATAGGAAAGCAGGTGAAAGTGCATGA